A genomic stretch from Georgenia muralis includes:
- a CDS encoding exodeoxyribonuclease III yields the protein MRLATWNVNSIRTRVDRVVAFLERSGTDVLALQETKCTDEQFPLLPFEAAGYEVVTHGLSQWNGVAVVSRVGVAEAEVGFPGMPTWGEPAAAEARALGVTCGGVRVWSLYVPNGRTLGDPHYVYKLEWMAALKDAAREWLRADPDAQIALVGDWNIAPRDEDVWDMRVFEGATHVSEPEREAFRALEDVGFTEVTRPYVDQYTYWDYKQLRFPRNEGMRIDFVHASPELSAHVVGAQIDRNERKGKGASDHVPVIVDIA from the coding sequence ATGCGACTGGCGACGTGGAACGTGAACTCCATCCGCACCCGGGTGGACCGGGTGGTCGCCTTCCTGGAGCGTTCCGGCACCGACGTCCTGGCCCTGCAGGAGACCAAGTGCACGGACGAGCAGTTCCCCCTCCTGCCCTTCGAGGCCGCGGGGTACGAGGTGGTCACGCACGGGCTGAGCCAGTGGAACGGCGTCGCCGTCGTCTCGCGGGTGGGCGTCGCCGAGGCCGAGGTCGGCTTCCCGGGGATGCCGACGTGGGGCGAGCCGGCGGCGGCCGAGGCGCGTGCGCTCGGGGTCACGTGCGGCGGGGTGCGGGTGTGGAGCCTGTACGTGCCGAACGGGCGCACGCTCGGCGACCCGCACTACGTCTACAAGCTCGAGTGGATGGCGGCGCTGAAGGACGCGGCCCGGGAGTGGCTGCGCGCCGACCCGGACGCCCAGATCGCCCTCGTCGGCGACTGGAACATCGCCCCGCGGGACGAGGACGTGTGGGACATGCGCGTCTTCGAGGGCGCGACCCACGTGTCCGAGCCCGAGCGCGAGGCCTTCCGTGCTCTGGAGGACGTCGGGTTCACCGAGGTCACACGCCCCTACGTGGACCAGTACACGTACTGGGACTACAAGCAGCTGCGGTTCCCCCGCAACGAGGGCATGCGGATCGACTTCGTCCACGCCTCGCCGGAGCTGTCGGCGCACGTCGTCGGGGCGCAGATCGACCGCAACGAGCGCAAGGGCAAGGGCGCGAGCGACCACGTGCCCGTCATCGTCGACATCGCTTGA